The following proteins are encoded in a genomic region of Sulfurimonas sp. HSL3-7:
- a CDS encoding permease — protein MPPLSKRFREALAGSFKSLYTLLPMLLAVFGLVGLFQAAVTPQMLHALFNGDVLHDTLAGTLVGGVSVGQPFLSYIIGGELLKEGISLSAVTAFILAWVTLGITQLPLEWALFGGRFTVVRNLLSILFALLIAFAAAATLGALS, from the coding sequence ATGCCGCCGCTATCGAAACGTTTCAGAGAGGCCCTTGCCGGATCGTTCAAATCGCTCTATACCCTCTTGCCGATGCTGCTTGCCGTTTTCGGGCTTGTCGGGCTCTTTCAGGCCGCTGTCACCCCGCAGATGCTCCATGCCCTCTTTAACGGCGACGTGCTGCATGACACCCTTGCCGGTACGCTCGTCGGCGGAGTCTCCGTCGGACAGCCGTTTTTGAGCTACATTATCGGCGGCGAACTGCTCAAAGAGGGCATTTCGCTCTCTGCCGTCACTGCATTCATCCTGGCCTGGGTGACGCTCGGCATCACACAGCTGCCGCTTGAGTGGGCCCTTTTCGGCGGCCGTTTCACCGTCGTTCGCAACCTTCTCAGCATTCTCTTTGCCCTTCTGATCGCCTTCGCTGCCGCAGCGACCTTGGGGGCACTCTCATGA
- a CDS encoding uracil-DNA glycosylase, giving the protein MNDLNVAVKRCTKCRLSESRINALCGEGDPHAKLMLIAQAPGENEDREGRMFIGPSGKVLDELLETAGIDRKEIYMTNLVKCMLPKCRRPKQDEIESCSHYLDKEIELINPEVLAPMGYYAIRYIFEKYAIALPSKPEFHKICGTVFSAGNKKIIPLQHPAAVLYNHSMKAVLIKNYRKLKGVLADYR; this is encoded by the coding sequence ATGAATGATCTAAACGTTGCGGTAAAACGGTGTACAAAATGCAGGCTCTCCGAGAGTAGAATAAACGCGCTTTGCGGCGAGGGCGATCCGCATGCCAAACTCATGCTGATCGCCCAGGCCCCCGGAGAGAATGAGGATAGGGAAGGGAGAATGTTTATCGGCCCTTCGGGAAAAGTGCTGGATGAACTGTTGGAGACGGCCGGTATCGACCGAAAAGAGATCTACATGACAAATCTGGTCAAATGCATGCTTCCAAAATGCAGAAGGCCGAAACAGGACGAGATCGAAAGCTGCAGCCACTACCTCGACAAAGAGATAGAACTGATCAACCCGGAGGTATTGGCGCCGATGGGCTATTATGCTATCCGATATATCTTTGAGAAGTATGCCATTGCACTGCCGTCCAAACCGGAGTTTCACAAAATTTGCGGCACTGTCTTTTCAGCCGGAAATAAAAAGATCATCCCTCTGCAGCATCCGGCCGCCGTACTCTATAATCACTCTATGAAAGCCGTGTTGATAAAAAATTATCGCAAGTTGAAAGGAGTGCTTGCAGATTACAGGTAA
- a CDS encoding ferrous iron transporter B, whose translation MRILLMGNPNVGKSALFSRLTGVDVIISNYPGTTIEFKKGEMKLDDRTVEVIDVPGTYTLEPTSKAEEVAVGMLEEEDIVINVVDATNLERNLYLTLQLLERNIPVVVVLNFWDEIRHLGIRIDAEKLEAHLDVPVVPAVAVTGVGIKALVSRLREARSHTNSYSEEARWGEIGRIVSKVQKVTLKKHTFLENLEDMSVKPLTGIPMTLFILAFVFWTVRFVGENLITYLFDPLFKLYLPVINNLSEMLGRGGIIHDILIGTLIEGKIDYVQSMGLLTTGLYVPFAMVLPYIFAFYLVLGVMEDSGYLPRLATLVDAVLHKLGMHGLAIIPTLLGFGCNVPGALSTRILETRKQRFIAATLMAIAVPCMAQTSMVFALLGPYGIKGLGIYFLTLFIVWLALGFLLNRGIKGETPETFMEIPPYRVPYFGSLSKKLWMRMRGFLREAIPFVLLGVLIVNILYVFGIIGWISEAASPVIVGMLGLPKEAVASLIVGFLRKDVAVGMLLPLGLDMGQLIVASVVLTMYFPCVATFVVLFKELGAKDLIKATAIMVVSTLLVGSILNALL comes from the coding sequence ATGAGAATACTTCTGATGGGAAATCCAAACGTCGGAAAATCGGCCCTTTTCTCAAGGCTGACCGGCGTGGATGTCATTATCTCCAACTATCCGGGCACGACGATCGAATTCAAAAAAGGGGAGATGAAGCTTGATGACCGAACCGTAGAGGTGATCGACGTACCGGGGACCTATACGCTGGAGCCGACATCAAAGGCTGAAGAGGTCGCGGTAGGCATGCTCGAAGAGGAGGATATCGTCATCAATGTGGTGGATGCGACCAACCTGGAGCGCAACCTCTATCTGACACTGCAGCTTCTGGAGCGCAATATTCCCGTTGTCGTGGTCCTCAATTTTTGGGATGAGATACGCCATCTGGGTATTCGGATCGATGCCGAAAAACTTGAGGCCCATCTGGATGTCCCGGTTGTGCCGGCGGTTGCCGTGACCGGGGTGGGCATCAAAGCGCTGGTCTCAAGGCTTCGCGAGGCAAGGAGCCATACCAACAGCTACAGCGAAGAGGCCCGATGGGGAGAGATCGGCAGGATCGTCAGCAAAGTACAGAAGGTGACCCTGAAAAAACACACCTTTTTGGAAAACCTTGAGGATATGAGCGTCAAACCGCTGACGGGAATCCCGATGACACTCTTCATCCTGGCCTTTGTCTTTTGGACGGTCCGCTTTGTCGGCGAAAATCTGATAACCTATCTCTTCGATCCTCTGTTTAAACTCTATCTTCCCGTGATAAACAACTTGAGTGAGATGCTCGGCCGCGGCGGCATTATCCATGATATCCTGATCGGTACCCTGATAGAGGGGAAGATCGATTATGTCCAGTCGATGGGTCTGCTCACGACCGGCCTCTATGTCCCTTTTGCCATGGTCCTGCCCTATATCTTTGCCTTCTACCTTGTCCTGGGGGTGATGGAGGACAGCGGCTACCTCCCGAGGCTGGCGACACTGGTCGATGCGGTTTTGCACAAACTCGGGATGCACGGACTGGCAATCATTCCGACGCTTCTTGGATTCGGCTGCAATGTTCCGGGCGCACTCAGCACCCGAATACTCGAAACCAGGAAACAGCGTTTTATTGCGGCGACCCTGATGGCCATAGCCGTACCCTGTATGGCGCAGACCTCCATGGTATTTGCCCTGTTGGGACCCTACGGCATCAAGGGGTTGGGCATCTATTTTCTCACGCTTTTTATTGTCTGGCTTGCGCTGGGTTTTCTGCTCAACAGAGGGATCAAAGGCGAAACGCCCGAGACCTTTATGGAGATCCCGCCCTATCGGGTCCCCTATTTTGGCAGCCTTTCAAAAAAACTGTGGATGCGGATGCGGGGGTTTTTACGCGAGGCGATCCCCTTTGTACTGCTTGGGGTGCTCATCGTCAACATTTTGTATGTTTTCGGGATCATCGGATGGATCAGCGAGGCGGCCTCTCCTGTCATCGTCGGCATGTTGGGGCTCCCGAAGGAAGCGGTCGCCTCTCTGATCGTCGGTTTTCTGAGAAAAGATGTAGCCGTGGGTATGCTGCTGCCGCTCGGGCTGGATATGGGTCAGCTTATCGTCGCCAGCGTCGTACTGACCATGTACTTTCCCTGCGTTGCGACCTTTGTCGTTCTGTTCAAAGAGCTGGGGGCCAAAGACCTGATCAAAGCCACCGCCATTATGGTGGTCTCCACCCTGCTGGTCGGAAGCATTCTGAATGCGCTGCTGTAA
- a CDS encoding FeoA family protein → METTLFDLESGKEATITKLKGGEEFRKKLASLNIRAGKTIRKITAEPFHGPVVIAIGNTEATIGMEMAKKIVVEPLKAQ, encoded by the coding sequence ATGGAAACGACACTCTTTGACCTGGAATCAGGAAAAGAAGCGACCATAACAAAACTCAAAGGAGGAGAAGAGTTTCGTAAAAAACTCGCTTCGCTTAACATCAGGGCCGGAAAGACCATCAGGAAGATCACCGCAGAGCCTTTTCACGGTCCCGTCGTCATCGCGATCGGCAATACCGAAGCGACCATCGGCATGGAGATGGCAAAGAAAATCGTCGTAGAGCCATTGAAAGCCCAATAG
- a CDS encoding ZIP family metal transporter has protein sequence MENSFWTALGASSLAAAVTTAGIYTIRRFEGWGRRNSIYFICFAAGVLISVSFLHIIPKSFEMNPNAPVFLLIGFLGMHLFNRFVTAFVCEKRPEGDCGIGLTPMLGIGIHSFIDGFIYSITFTVSIFTGVLAATGMVLHEFPEGIITYLLLLRGGFRERTGLLLAFFAAALTTPLGMLVSYPFISRIDKPLLGILLSLSAGALVYVGATHLLPQAEKEHARFSFIALGAGIMVAVLIILSKQ, from the coding sequence ATGGAAAACAGTTTTTGGACCGCCTTGGGAGCCAGCTCGCTGGCCGCAGCGGTAACAACTGCCGGCATCTATACGATACGCCGGTTTGAGGGATGGGGGAGACGCAACAGCATCTACTTTATCTGTTTTGCGGCGGGCGTACTGATCTCTGTCTCTTTTCTGCATATTATTCCAAAATCCTTCGAAATGAACCCGAATGCACCGGTATTTCTGCTTATCGGGTTTTTAGGCATGCACCTCTTCAACCGTTTTGTGACCGCCTTTGTCTGCGAGAAGAGACCCGAAGGTGACTGCGGTATCGGACTGACCCCTATGCTGGGCATCGGTATTCACTCCTTTATCGACGGGTTTATCTACTCCATCACCTTTACCGTCAGTATATTTACGGGTGTACTGGCTGCGACAGGCATGGTGCTGCATGAGTTCCCCGAAGGGATCATCACCTACCTTCTGCTCCTGCGCGGGGGTTTTCGAGAGAGAACAGGGCTGCTGCTTGCTTTTTTCGCCGCAGCCCTGACGACACCGCTGGGGATGCTCGTCTCCTATCCTTTTATAAGCCGGATAGACAAGCCTCTTCTCGGGATTCTGCTCTCGCTTTCTGCCGGGGCTCTGGTCTACGTCGGTGCGACGCACCTTCTGCCCCAGGCGGAAAAGGAGCATGCGCGGTTCAGCTTCATCGCTTTGGGGGCAGGCATCATGGTGGCGGTTCTGATCATTTTGTCCAAGCAGTGA
- a CDS encoding class I SAM-dependent methyltransferase translates to MPKIEPFERFPNAYEAWFDKHLTLYDAEIEAIRTLLPPFKKGIEIGVGSGRFALPFGITTGVEPSAKMAELARFKGIEVIEGIAEALPVGDESFDFVLMVTTICFVDDPLLSLQEIHRILKPKGYVIIGFVDRDSALGQQYEKNREESRFYREARFYSADEVAGLLKKAGFSGIASAQTLFGESLEEMETGVKKGSSEGAFVAIRARKGRSSRSLCSKELSDLSEA, encoded by the coding sequence ATGCCGAAGATAGAACCGTTTGAGAGGTTTCCGAACGCGTATGAAGCGTGGTTTGACAAACATTTAACGCTCTATGACGCCGAGATCGAGGCGATCAGAACATTGCTGCCCCCTTTTAAAAAGGGGATAGAGATCGGTGTCGGAAGCGGACGGTTCGCCCTGCCGTTCGGCATCACGACGGGGGTCGAGCCTTCGGCAAAAATGGCGGAGCTTGCCCGCTTTAAAGGGATCGAGGTGATCGAAGGTATCGCCGAAGCGCTGCCGGTCGGAGACGAAAGCTTTGACTTCGTGCTGATGGTGACGACGATCTGTTTTGTCGACGACCCGCTGCTGAGCCTGCAGGAGATCCACCGTATACTCAAACCTAAGGGATACGTGATCATCGGTTTTGTGGACAGGGATTCGGCCCTGGGGCAGCAGTATGAAAAAAACCGCGAAGAGAGCCGTTTTTACCGCGAAGCCCGCTTCTACAGCGCGGATGAGGTTGCCGGACTGTTGAAAAAGGCGGGTTTTTCCGGGATCGCCTCTGCCCAGACCCTTTTCGGAGAGAGTCTGGAAGAGATGGAGACCGGCGTAAAAAAGGGTTCCAGCGAAGGGGCCTTTGTCGCTATCCGTGCCCGCAAGGGGAGATCATCGCGGTCTCTATGCTCAAAAGAGCTTTCCGATCTTTCTGAAGCCTAA
- a CDS encoding ABC transporter permease yields the protein MKSFFAIVGKELLLFVRSYGLAAVVVLVFTADIYIAGNGIVIDAKNVSVGVVDRSEGVLSKKIITRLHQPEFKTPLFYRSQKELNRAIYNKEIMLGIIFASDFEKEYLKGRHPHIDVLLDSTAAAQSFMALSYLQNIIFDVNAIDIPLEIKTHKLFNQNTTNAYFMALTELLSVITLLSVILTAVVFVKEKESGTWDMMLLMPVNPKLTILAKSLSQVFIIMLGVMLSVGIVLFGAFDMPLNGSLWTFFLLTFFYAFTSAGIGLFVASVSQNTVQVGQFSIVIMMPLIFLSGAWTPVHAMQPFMQYLSLFSPLRYYIEGSESIFFRGTPFIDLLPYFAGVIGVGSLFFLLGFRKIGKLF from the coding sequence ATGAAAAGCTTCTTTGCGATCGTTGGTAAGGAGCTGCTGCTCTTCGTACGCTCTTACGGACTGGCCGCCGTCGTGGTCCTTGTCTTTACGGCGGACATCTATATAGCCGGCAACGGTATTGTGATCGATGCAAAAAATGTCAGTGTCGGGGTCGTGGACAGAAGCGAAGGGGTACTGAGCAAAAAGATCATCACCCGTCTGCACCAGCCTGAATTCAAAACGCCTCTGTTTTACCGATCACAAAAAGAGCTCAACCGGGCGATCTACAACAAGGAGATCATGCTGGGGATCATCTTCGCAAGCGATTTCGAAAAAGAGTATCTTAAAGGACGGCACCCCCATATCGATGTACTGCTGGACTCCACCGCGGCAGCACAGAGTTTTATGGCCCTGAGCTACCTGCAGAACATCATCTTCGATGTAAACGCCATCGATATTCCGCTCGAAATCAAAACACACAAGCTCTTCAACCAGAACACGACCAATGCCTACTTTATGGCACTGACCGAACTCCTCTCCGTCATCACCCTTTTAAGCGTCATCCTCACCGCCGTTGTCTTTGTCAAGGAGAAAGAGAGCGGCACCTGGGATATGATGCTGCTGATGCCGGTCAACCCGAAACTGACCATACTGGCGAAAAGCCTTTCGCAGGTGTTCATCATCATGCTCGGTGTCATGCTGAGTGTCGGTATCGTGCTCTTCGGCGCTTTTGACATGCCGCTTAACGGTTCGCTCTGGACCTTTTTCCTGCTGACCTTTTTTTACGCCTTTACCAGTGCCGGCATCGGTCTTTTTGTGGCCAGCGTCTCCCAGAACACGGTACAGGTAGGCCAGTTCTCCATCGTGATCATGATGCCGCTTATCTTTTTAAGCGGGGCATGGACACCCGTCCATGCCATGCAGCCGTTTATGCAGTACCTCTCCCTGTTCTCCCCGCTTCGCTACTACATCGAAGGGAGCGAAAGCATCTTTTTCAGAGGGACCCCCTTCATCGACCTTCTCCCCTATTTTGCCGGGGTGATCGGGGTGGGCAGCCTCTTTTTTCTCTTAGGCTTCAGAAAGATCGGAAAGCTCTTTTGA
- a CDS encoding ABC transporter permease, with translation MRFTILKAYLLKEFKDLFRSRIFVMIYLMPSLIMILFGNGITMEVVHSRTVILNYDNTPLAEKLVSKFEHSKYFDTELLNISEREALDRIKKAETDLIVIIPESFEKNLLKGVKSEIGVFIDAAFPTRANTLEAYVRGVVLDMAMETAPEAAGSLITINNRNLFNQAMRAQDMIIPGIIGLVLLVAPAILSALLIVKEKEDGTIFNFYASPVGKSEFLAAKLIPVILLHSVNIFILFLWATYLFDLPFRGSFLLYWLTSEIYILISLSIGLLVSIIASTQIVAIVLTVVITIIPGFLYSGMLMPISSMESASYIEAHLYPVMYYNHIIYDTFLIGQGFSSPKILLYLVILLLYALTLFSLGHHFLKKEIR, from the coding sequence ATGAGGTTCACTATTTTAAAGGCCTATCTGCTTAAAGAGTTCAAAGACCTCTTCCGCTCCCGTATCTTTGTAATGATCTATCTGATGCCGAGTCTGATCATGATCCTCTTCGGCAACGGCATCACGATGGAGGTGGTGCACAGCCGGACCGTCATCCTCAATTACGACAACACCCCTTTGGCGGAAAAGCTTGTTTCGAAGTTCGAGCATTCAAAATATTTTGATACCGAACTCCTCAATATCAGCGAGAGGGAGGCGTTGGATCGCATCAAGAAGGCCGAAACGGACCTCATCGTCATCATCCCAGAATCCTTCGAGAAAAACCTGCTCAAAGGGGTAAAAAGCGAGATCGGCGTCTTCATCGACGCGGCCTTTCCGACCCGGGCCAATACCCTCGAAGCCTATGTCCGGGGCGTCGTCCTTGATATGGCCATGGAAACCGCCCCCGAGGCAGCCGGCAGTCTTATCACCATCAACAACCGCAACCTCTTCAACCAGGCGATGCGTGCACAGGACATGATCATACCGGGGATCATCGGGCTGGTCCTCCTCGTCGCCCCTGCGATTCTATCGGCACTGCTGATCGTCAAAGAGAAGGAGGACGGGACCATTTTCAACTTCTATGCGTCACCGGTCGGAAAAAGCGAGTTTCTGGCCGCCAAGCTGATCCCGGTCATACTGCTGCACTCCGTCAACATCTTTATCCTGTTTCTGTGGGCCACTTATCTCTTTGATCTGCCGTTTCGCGGCAGTTTCCTGCTCTATTGGCTCACCTCCGAGATCTATATCCTGATCAGCCTCTCCATCGGTCTGCTGGTCTCCATCATCGCATCGACCCAGATCGTTGCCATCGTCTTGACGGTGGTCATTACGATCATCCCCGGATTTCTCTATTCGGGCATGCTGATGCCGATCTCCTCCATGGAAAGCGCATCCTATATCGAAGCGCACCTCTACCCGGTGATGTACTACAACCACATCATCTACGACACCTTCCTGATCGGCCAGGGTTTCAGTTCGCCCAAGATCCTTCTCTACCTCGTCATTCTGCTGCTTTATGCGCTGACGCTCTTCTCCCTCGGGCACCATTTCCTGAAAAAGGAGATCAGATGA
- a CDS encoding ATP-binding cassette domain-containing protein: MSCPRYENRRHIGLLAGERSMMADLSVDDLSVYYKKSRAIGRAGFEAGRGQIIGFIGADGAGKSSLMYAIAGVKRFEGSVTFQGHSYRSPPEAEKIKEKIGFMPQGIGLVLYKNLTANEHLDFFADIRSVKKEPWFTAYKNRLLQMAGLEKFGERRAGDLSGGMMQKLSLICTLIHRPKLLILDEPTTGVDPLSRIELWKILDEIRTQEGTIILVSTAYMQEAAKMDGVLLFDEGEIIAKGSVAQLLESARPYTYEKTEKNTALNVQNRSYSLERIDANHAQPGLEALFFVNALKKRRTFPQLSISPRQREEDPPKIVMESKGLTKTFGDFTANDHIDMVLRQGEILGLLGANGAGKTTFIKMLLGLLPVDDGELYLLGGRVKSDRERQKLKSKIGYVSQHFALYRDMSVRENLAYFAAMHKIPVAKTGELIGKYARELGFTDYLDEMPKDIPLGINQRFSIAAAIMHEPVVLFLDEPTSGVDAMARGQFWELLKELKQKWKIAILITTHYMSEAEYCDRVVLLKEGRKVADERLEELYRMHPKAKNFEEIFLEYYQ; encoded by the coding sequence ATGAGCTGCCCCCGCTATGAGAACCGCCGTCATATCGGTCTGCTTGCAGGAGAGAGAAGCATGATGGCTGACCTCTCCGTCGACGATCTCAGCGTCTACTACAAGAAAAGTCGTGCCATAGGCCGTGCCGGCTTTGAAGCCGGGCGCGGTCAGATCATCGGCTTTATAGGGGCCGACGGTGCCGGCAAAAGCTCGTTGATGTACGCAATCGCCGGGGTAAAACGCTTTGAAGGGAGCGTAACATTTCAGGGGCATAGCTACCGTTCGCCCCCGGAGGCCGAGAAGATCAAAGAGAAGATCGGTTTCATGCCGCAGGGGATCGGACTGGTGCTCTATAAGAACCTTACGGCCAACGAACATCTGGACTTTTTTGCCGACATCAGAAGCGTGAAAAAAGAGCCGTGGTTCACCGCCTATAAAAACCGTCTGCTCCAGATGGCCGGACTGGAGAAGTTCGGGGAGAGACGTGCGGGAGACCTCAGCGGCGGCATGATGCAGAAACTCTCGCTTATCTGTACATTGATCCACCGCCCAAAGCTGCTGATCCTTGACGAACCGACGACCGGCGTGGACCCGTTAAGCCGTATAGAGCTGTGGAAGATACTTGATGAGATCAGAACGCAGGAGGGGACCATCATCCTGGTCAGTACGGCCTATATGCAGGAAGCTGCAAAGATGGACGGTGTCCTGCTTTTCGACGAGGGAGAGATTATTGCCAAGGGAAGCGTTGCGCAGCTGCTTGAAAGTGCCCGCCCCTATACCTATGAAAAAACGGAGAAAAATACAGCGCTGAATGTCCAGAACCGAAGCTACTCTCTGGAGAGGATAGATGCAAACCATGCGCAGCCCGGCCTGGAGGCGCTCTTTTTTGTCAATGCCCTGAAAAAGAGGAGAACGTTCCCGCAGCTCTCCATATCACCCAGGCAGCGCGAAGAGGATCCGCCCAAGATCGTGATGGAGTCGAAAGGGCTGACCAAGACCTTCGGCGATTTTACCGCGAACGACCATATCGACATGGTGCTGAGACAGGGGGAGATACTGGGGCTGCTGGGCGCCAACGGTGCGGGAAAGACCACCTTTATCAAGATGCTTCTGGGACTTTTGCCGGTCGACGACGGCGAGCTCTACCTCCTCGGCGGACGTGTGAAAAGCGACAGGGAGCGCCAAAAGCTAAAAAGCAAGATCGGCTATGTCAGCCAGCACTTTGCACTCTACCGGGATATGAGCGTCCGCGAAAATCTTGCCTACTTCGCCGCCATGCATAAGATACCGGTCGCGAAGACGGGCGAGCTTATCGGCAAATATGCCCGTGAACTCGGTTTTACCGACTATCTCGACGAAATGCCGAAGGATATTCCGCTCGGCATCAACCAGCGCTTTTCCATCGCGGCCGCCATCATGCACGAGCCGGTGGTCCTCTTCCTCGACGAACCGACATCCGGCGTCGACGCTATGGCCAGGGGGCAGTTCTGGGAACTGCTCAAAGAGCTGAAACAGAAGTGGAAAATCGCCATTCTTATTACGACGCACTATATGAGCGAGGCGGAGTACTGCGACAGGGTAGTGCTTTTGAAAGAAGGGAGAAAAGTGGCGGACGAGCGTCTGGAAGAGCTCTACCGGATGCACCCCAAAGCAAAGAATTTCGAGGAGATCTTTCTGGAGTATTACCAATGA
- a CDS encoding HlyD family efflux transporter periplasmic adaptor subunit, whose product MKFKNYIVIGVLALLGSVALFFIYQKLNPKELPENLIESAGRIDGDLILLNAKYPGRIEEIRVEDGSRVKKGDIVARLGSREMQARVAQATAQQQALQSALNAGRKELEMLERTLPNSVQKAYKSYTIAEAQIAELTAAIESLKLTVKQDEKDYRRFQTMYEAKLLEQHKVELSKLKYESGRKQLHAQQQKLDQAQSSAKIASLNTKDAKTALLKIEIYREKLKADEDRLKAAKAARSEAEAMLAEMTLTSPIDGFVVDRTAEAGEVVGAGMPVASLIDPNKLYLKIFVDTMQNGKLKLGDKALIFLDTYPDTPFAAKVVRIAQKAEFTPKEVSVRSDRIQRVFAVDLKPERPDPLLKLGIPAIGVISTDGNGLPESLDELPPL is encoded by the coding sequence GTGAAGTTTAAAAACTATATCGTTATCGGGGTGCTGGCACTGCTGGGGAGTGTCGCACTTTTTTTCATCTACCAGAAACTCAACCCGAAAGAGCTACCCGAGAACCTGATAGAGTCTGCAGGCAGGATCGACGGGGACCTGATACTCCTGAACGCCAAATATCCCGGACGCATCGAGGAGATAAGGGTGGAAGACGGCAGCCGGGTCAAAAAAGGTGATATCGTCGCACGTCTCGGAAGCAGAGAGATGCAGGCGAGAGTAGCCCAGGCGACGGCACAACAGCAGGCACTCCAAAGTGCGCTCAATGCCGGCCGAAAAGAGCTGGAGATGCTTGAGCGGACCCTGCCTAACAGTGTACAAAAAGCCTATAAGTCTTATACGATAGCAGAGGCACAGATCGCCGAGCTTACGGCTGCCATCGAAAGCCTGAAACTGACCGTGAAACAGGATGAAAAAGATTACCGGCGTTTTCAGACGATGTATGAAGCGAAGCTCCTTGAACAGCACAAGGTCGAATTGTCCAAACTCAAATATGAGAGCGGCCGCAAACAGCTGCACGCCCAGCAGCAGAAACTGGACCAGGCGCAAAGCAGTGCGAAGATCGCCTCGCTGAACACTAAAGATGCCAAAACCGCGCTGCTGAAGATAGAGATATACAGGGAGAAGCTCAAAGCCGATGAGGACCGCCTGAAAGCGGCCAAGGCCGCCCGAAGCGAGGCCGAGGCGATGCTTGCGGAGATGACGCTCACCTCCCCGATCGACGGTTTTGTCGTAGACAGGACAGCAGAGGCCGGCGAGGTGGTCGGTGCCGGCATGCCGGTGGCCTCGCTGATCGATCCGAACAAGCTCTATTTGAAGATCTTTGTCGATACGATGCAAAACGGAAAACTCAAACTCGGTGACAAAGCCCTCATCTTTTTAGATACCTATCCCGACACCCCCTTCGCGGCCAAAGTGGTCAGGATCGCCCAGAAAGCGGAGTTTACGCCAAAAGAGGTCAGCGTCAGGAGCGACAGGATCCAGCGGGTCTTTGCCGTTGATCTCAAACCGGAGAGACCCGATCCCCTGCTGAAACTCGGCATCCCGGCCATCGGCGTCATCTCCACAGACGGCAACGGGCTCCCCGAAAGCCTGGATGAGCTGCCCCCGCTATGA
- a CDS encoding TolC family protein: MRTTLFVILFTLTAAQAQTLGEIMQLVDTNPQLKTAEQKSRASTARYASQQSANYPSLDALYSATYLFEKPVVYLSTPGAPTAEVQIQSQNQYDGALRLTYPLFTGFAASSAIDMAKSAMQRSLLEAEDVRRNLYLGTINAYATAVAAEQFQSAQEEALDAIKKSYEKAKGMFEQGMAPPSELYRIEASYHAIESAVIRARNQYRIALNTLSFLADSTISEVSALPQYQDLSEEALLTMALQKRPDLQALKKILAMQQSRVELEKSDYYPTVTLYAQLAQHGDDWRLDGDGYTNKDRSAAGFTINYNLFGGFKSKYAVEAAREEELSVRWMITSYEEEIKKEIKESYLNFVSLKSQLEAQKAQVKARQAYYAFIKGEFDNQLTDADRLSRAVSSLAAARSSLAAAQARAYGAYAHMLLQVDVQTFQDALYPVRRESEKIRREE; the protein is encoded by the coding sequence GTGAGAACCACTCTTTTTGTCATACTCTTCACATTGACTGCGGCGCAGGCGCAGACACTTGGCGAGATCATGCAGCTGGTCGATACCAATCCCCAGCTCAAGACCGCCGAACAGAAGAGCAGAGCCTCAACAGCACGATACGCATCCCAGCAGTCAGCCAACTACCCCTCTCTTGATGCCCTCTATTCGGCCACCTACCTCTTCGAAAAACCGGTCGTCTATCTTTCTACTCCCGGAGCCCCTACTGCAGAGGTCCAGATCCAGTCGCAGAACCAGTATGACGGGGCTCTCAGACTCACCTACCCGCTCTTTACCGGCTTCGCGGCAAGCTCGGCAATCGATATGGCAAAATCTGCCATGCAGCGCAGCCTGCTCGAAGCCGAAGACGTAAGACGAAATCTCTATCTCGGCACGATCAACGCCTATGCCACGGCCGTGGCAGCCGAGCAGTTCCAATCGGCGCAGGAAGAGGCGCTCGACGCGATAAAAAAGAGTTATGAGAAGGCAAAAGGGATGTTTGAGCAGGGCATGGCACCGCCTTCCGAGCTCTACCGCATTGAGGCGAGCTATCATGCGATCGAAAGCGCAGTTATCCGGGCCAGGAACCAGTACCGGATCGCACTGAACACCCTCTCCTTTTTGGCTGACAGTACGATCTCCGAGGTGTCGGCACTGCCGCAATACCAAGATCTCAGCGAAGAGGCGCTGCTGACGATGGCACTGCAAAAGCGCCCCGATCTTCAGGCCTTAAAAAAGATACTTGCAATGCAGCAGAGCCGTGTCGAACTGGAAAAAAGCGACTACTATCCTACCGTCACCCTCTATGCGCAACTGGCGCAGCACGGTGATGACTGGCGGCTCGACGGCGACGGCTACACCAACAAAGACCGCAGTGCCGCGGGATTCACGATCAACTACAACCTGTTCGGGGGGTTCAAAAGCAAATACGCCGTTGAAGCGGCCAGAGAGGAGGAACTCTCGGTCCGATGGATGATAACCTCGTATGAAGAGGAGATCAAAAAAGAGATAAAGGAGAGCTACCTCAATTTTGTATCGTTGAAGAGCCAGCTCGAAGCCCAGAAGGCCCAGGTCAAAGCAAGGCAGGCCTACTATGCTTTTATTAAAGGCGAGTTTGACAATCAGCTCACCGATGCCGACCGGCTCAGCCGCGCCGTCTCCTCGCTGGCAGCCGCCCGTTCATCCCTTGCAGCTGCACAGGCGCGTGCCTATGGCGCGTATGCGCACATGCTGCTGCAGGTCGACGTGCAGACCTTTCAGGATGCACTCTACCCGGTTCGGCGAGAGTCAGAAAAGATCAGGAGAGAAGAGTGA